Part of the Clostridia bacterium genome is shown below.
CGGTGATCCAAGATGCGATCGTCATTATAAGCGAAACCTGCGAGGTCTGGAAGCCGAGGTCTATAGCAATCGGGCCCATAAACAGACCGTACGTATTACTGATAAGACCAACGCCGCAAAGACCGGCTAAGCAGCAAATAATGAAGATTACCCAACAATACCTGTTCTTTTTTACCGGTTGTTGTTCTGCCATAGTAAAAAAACCTCCTATAAAATAAATTTAATAAATAAACCTGTTCCCTTTTCCCCGAACCTAAATGCAATCTGTGTTTTTTAGAGCGAGAGCAAATTAGGCAAAAATAGGGGAACAATTGTTTATACAAAGTATGATAACACCAAGTTCACAATTTGTCAAACTATTTGTCAAACTTTATCATTATTTTTATGTCTGTGCCGTTCGGGTTCTCAAGATCTTCAAACGCCTGCTGAACCTCTTCGAGCTTTATATCTCTCGAATACTGCTTCAGAACGTTGAATTCCTTGTTAGCGATTATCTGCATAACTTCCTTGAACTCGGGTGCGGTATAGCCGAGGATGCCTATAACCGTAAGTCTGTAAAGCATCGTGTGGAAAATTGAGAACGGCTTCGGCTGAAGCTGTACGCCGATGAGGGCAACCTTGCCGCGCATCTTCATAGCTGCAAGACCGGTGTTCGTACCGTTTATGTTGCCGGAGCACTCGATGAAGTAATCGAAGCCCTTGCCGCCCGTTGCAACGCGGAGCTTTTCAACTATCTTTTCATCCTTGCCGTCAAACAGCTCGTCTATGTAGCCGTCGGCCTTTACCTTATTACCGCGGAACTCGTTTACCTCGGTCATTGCAACATATTTTGCACCGAAATACTTTGCCCACTGTGCGGCGCAGGAACCTATGATGCCGCCGCCGGAAACGAGGACGGTCGCGCCTCTCGAAATACCGAGCTGCTTGCATGCCGAATACGGCGTGGAAGCGGGCTCTATCATAGCAGCCTCTTCGTCGCTCATTGTGTCTGGAAGCTTAACTACCAGATGCGGAGCCGCAGCCATAAGGTCTGCATACGAGCCTCTTGCAGCTTCCTGCGGATAGTTGCCGGGAGCGGGAATTTTAGCGGTACAGTTGTCGAAATCGCCTCTGAGACATGCTTCGCAGCGGCCGCAGTAGGTCGTCAGCGGGATAGTGGTTATTCTGTCGCCTACCTTCAGGTCGGTCCTGCAGCCGGGATCGGCAACAACGCCTGCGTGCTCGTGTCCGGGAACGGTGCTGTTATACATGGCACCCGAGCCAACCTGCCAGAAATGCACGTCGGATCCGCAGATACCTACAGCCGTAGGCTTCATAAGTACCTTGTAACCGTCCGCCTTGGGAGCGTCGATCTGAACTATTTCTATTTTCTTGTCCGCGGTAATCATTGCAGCTTTCATAATACATACACCTCTCTTGATTATTTTTCGATATGCTTTCTCGTATTATTGAAAATCAGCAAAAATGCATATTTTCAATGATACTATTTTATCATTATTGCATAAAAAACCCAATCGGAAAATTTGCCTATTTTTTTGTTTACACTTTGTTTACATTTTATTAGGATTTTATTATTGAATGATAAAAAATCACCTTTTTTGACTATGTTTATAATACATTTCCTCATTTTTTACATTATACAGGCAAGTTTTTTCTTCAAATTAGCTTGCTTAATATAAAAAACACTTCTTAATACTTAAAAAATCAGTGATTTTATAATTCTTTTTTCTTATCTGATTTATTTTTACAGCACAGATCCTGCATCATAAGCTTTCTTAATAACAAACGCGGTGCAGACTAAAACTGCCTGCACCGCAAGTATTTATACTGTTATGCTATTATCAGCCGCGCGGGAACTGTACCATGATCTTTACTTTGTCGCTGTCGGGCTTCTTTAATTCTTCATATGCAGCCTGGATGTCCTCTAACTTCCAGTCGCAGCTGTAGTGACGCATTACGTCTATCTTCTTGTCTGCGATGAGCTGTATAACTTCGTCGAACTCATCGAACGAATAGCAAAGGTGGAACTTGAGCGTAGGACGCTTGTAAAGCGCGGGAATAAGATTGAGCTGCGCCGGCTTGTCGGACGAACCGATCATAGTGATTGTCGCGCCGATCTTGCAGGCAAGAACAGCCGTATTTATCGGGACGGACTGACCGGTGCACTCGAAAGCAAAGTCAAAGCCCTTGCCGCCCGTCGCCTTTAAAAGCTTCTGTACAAGCTCGGGATCAGCGCCGTCGAACAGCTCGTCTATGTTGCCGTCCTTTAAGTTCTTTTCTCCTCTGAACTTATTTACCTCTACCATTGCAACGTAGCCTGCGCCGAAATATTTTGCCCACTGTGCAGCAAACGAACCGATTATGCCGCCGCCGAATACCAAAACCTTCTCGCCTGTCAGTATTCTTTGACGCTTAACAGCCGAATAGAGCGTTGCGCACGGCTCAACCATTGCTGCCTCTTCGTTAGACATGCTGTCGGGGATCTTTCTTACAAGCGAGGGAGCCGTTGCGAAATACTCGGCCATGGAGCCAGCGGGACCGTTCGGGAAGTTGCCTACGCCCGTTTCTCTGTTTTCGCAGCGGTCAAACTTATGTTCAAGGCAGGGGCCGCACTTTCCGCACGGAGCGGGAAGCGGTATGGACGTAACTCTGTCGCCCGGCTTTAAGTCGGTGCGTGCTCCGGGGTCAACGACTACGAGCGAATGCTCGTGTCCCACACGGGTGAATTTATGAGCGGGAAGGTCTCCAAGATCCCAGAAATGAAGGTCGGATCCACAGATACCTACGGTCTCAACTCTCGTTATTACGTGATAGCCGTCAGACTCGGGCATCGGGAAATCCTGTACTTCGATCTTTTTTGCGCCTGTGATTATTGCACCTTTCATGTTATGTATTCCTCCTATGATTATTTGGTTTGCTTAATAAGTATTGTTATCATATCATATCTTTACAAAAAAGAAAATAGTTTTTTGAATTTTTTTGTTTAAATTTATCCATAGCAACCTTCTAATTCATAACTGCAACAAAAAAATTCAAAACTGCGGCGAATATTATCCACAAAAGATAAGGAATAAAAAGATAAAAAGAGACTTTATCAGCATCGCACATCTTGAAAAATGATGCGCCCGCCGTACCGATAAGCAAAAGGAGCCAAAAAAACGCCGCCCAGAAATTGTTTAAAAGAAAAAATATCGGCGTCCACAAAAGGTTTATAACAAGCTGCACAGTAAAATAATTAAGCGCATCCGCAACTTTTTCCGAGTCATTCTTTTCGGGCAGGTAAAAACGCAAACGATAAAGAACTACGCCCAAAACACCGTATAGTATCGGCCACACGACCCCAAACACACCGGCGTGAGGCGCAAATGCGGGAAGCCTAAGGCTTTCGTATACTTCGGCCGCTCCCATCGCCGCCAGTCCCGATATGAATCCCAGCGCCTGAACAGCAGCAAGCGAAAGGATAAGTCTGCCGACTTGTTTCATATGGATATCCTCCGAATTTCTTTTTTATAAGTATATCGCGGATATCACAATATTATTCCGATCATAAAAGAACGCATAAAAGAACGCGGCTCGCTTGAGCCGCGTTCTATAAGCATTATAATTATCAGTCGCGCGGGAACTGTATCATTATCTTTACCTTATTGCAATCGGGCGACTGAAGTTCTCTGTAGCAGTCCTCTACATCCTCAAGTTTGCAGTCTGCGGAGTAGTATCTTGAAACGTCAAACTTCTTCGAAGCGATAAGATCCATTACCTCGCCGAACTCAGCGTCGGTGTAGCAAAGATATGCCTGAAGGCGTGCGCGCTTAAAGAGAGCAACAACGTTGTTGAACTGTATCGGCTGTGCTGCTACGCCGATTATAGCGATGCGCGCATACATCTTGCTTGCGAGCATTGCCGTGTTGAGCGGTCCTGCCTGACCGGTACATTCGAGCACGAAGTCGAAGCCCTTGCCGCCGGAAGCCTTTATGAGCTTTTGTAAAAGCTCGGGGTCCTTGCCGTCGAACAGCTCGTCTATGTTGCCTACCTCGAGGTTTCGGTTGCCTCTGAACTTGTTTACCTCTACCATTGCAACATAATCTGCGCCGAAGTATTTAGCCCACTGTGCGGCAAACGATCCGATAATGCCGCCGCCGAATACGAGTACCTTGTGGCCGCGCTTTATGCCCATATCCTTAACTGCGGAATAGGGGGTCGCACAGGGCTCTACCATCGACGCTTCTTCATTAGTCATGCCGTCCGGTATCTTTCTTACGAGATTGGGAGCAGTGATAAAATATTCAGCATACGTTCCCGCAGGGCCGTCGGCAAAGTTTCCTACGCCCTTTATTCTGTTCGTGCATTCGTCATAGCGATGCTCCATGCACGCCGTGCATTTTCCGCAGGGAGCGCTTACAGGAAGCGAAGTGATCCTGTCGCCCACTTTAAGGTCGGTACGCGATCCGGGGTCAACTACTATGCCGGCATGCTCATGACCGGGGCGTATGCCCTGATAGCCCGGCAGATTGCCCATCTCCCACATATGTATGTCGGAGCCGCAGATGCCGCAGGTCTGCACCTTCATAATTACGTTTCTACCGTCCGGCTCGGGATTCGGGAAATCCTTGATCTCAAGCTTCTTATAATCGGTAATTATTGCGCCTTTCATTTTACACATTCCTCCTGTTTATATATTTTTTAATGGCCTGTTTCAAGTTATATATATTATATCACTTTGTTTAAAAAATCCAATACCTTTTTTGTGTTTTTTGTATGTTTTTTCAAAATAAAGTCATACCGTGAAAAACACATCGGTCTAATCTCTCGGGAACTGTATCATTATCTTTATCTTATTGCAGTCAGGAGACTGAAGCTCCCTATAGCAATCCTCTACCTCTTCTAACTTGCAGTCCGCCGAGTAGTATTTTAAAACGTCGAACTTCTTTTCGGCGATCAGCCTCATTACCTCGTCGAACTCGGCGTCGGTATAGGTAAAATATGCCTGAAGGCGGGCGCGTTTGAAAAGTGCTGCGACGCTGTTGAAGGTAAGCGGAGCGGACGCCGAGCCTATCAGCGCTATGCGGGCGCGCATCTTGCTAGCCATGATCGCCATATTCAAGGGGTCGGACTGGCCCGTGCATTCAACTACATAGTCAAATCCGCGTCCTCCCGTCGCCTTTAAAAGCTTACCTAAAAGCTCGGGGTCTTTCCCGTTGAACAGCTCGTCTATATTGCCTAATTCAAGGTTCTTTTTTCCTCTGAATTCATTTACCTCAACCATCGCAACATAGCTTGCGCCGAAGTATTTCGACCACTGCGCTGCAAACGAACCGATTATGCCGCCGCCGAATACCAAGACCTTATCTTGGCGCTTTATGCCCATATCCTTGACTGCGGAGTACGGAGTCGCGCACGGTTCTATCATCGCCGCTTCCTCGTTCGTCATGGTGTCTGGTATCTTTCTTACGAGAAACGGCGGTGTGATAAAATATTCCGCGTACGTTCCGGCCGGGCCGTCGGAATAGCATCCCACGCCCTTCGTTCTGTTCACGCAGTCGTCATAGCGATGCTCAAGACATGCGGTACACACGCCGCACTCGGTATTTCTCGGGATCGAGGTTATCCTGTCCCCCACTTTAAGGTCGGTGCGCGATCCGGGATCTATAACTATGCCCGCATGCTCATGTCCCGGGCGCACGTTATGAAATCCGGGCTGATCGCCCAGCTCCCATATATGTATGTCGGAACCGCAAATTCCGCAGGTCTGCACTTTCATGATAACGTTTTTGCCGTCCGGCTCGGGCTTAGGAAAGTCTCTTATCTCAAGCTTCTTATGATCGGTGATTATTGCGCCCTTCATTTCACAGTTCTCCTCATATGGTTTTTTAAAACTATTGTCCTGATTTATGTTTATTATATCATATTATCACAAAAATCCAAGCCATTTTTTATGACTTTTTGTGTATTGTTATTATTGGACGATTTCTGATTAGCTCATTCGTTTTTCCGGCAAAAATTAAGCGCGGTGTTTTAAACCGCGCTTAAAATGTATTTCGCTGTAATTTAATCTCTCGGGAACTGGATCATTATCTTTATCTTATCGCAGTTGGGAGACTGAAGCTCATGATAGCAATCCTGTACTTCCTCAAGCTTGCAGTCTGCGGAGTAATATCTTAAAACGTCGAACTTCTTCGCCGCAATAAGGTTCATTACCTCGTTAAATTCAGCGTCCGTGTAGGTAAGGTATGCCTGAAGACGTGCGCGCTTAAAGAGAGCAACAACGTTGTTGAAGAGTATCGGCGTTGCCGATA
Proteins encoded:
- a CDS encoding zinc-binding dehydrogenase, with the protein product MKGAIITGAKKIEVQDFPMPESDGYHVITRVETVGICGSDLHFWDLGDLPAHKFTRVGHEHSLVVVDPGARTDLKPGDRVTSIPLPAPCGKCGPCLEHKFDRCENRETGVGNFPNGPAGSMAEYFATAPSLVRKIPDSMSNEEAAMVEPCATLYSAVKRQRILTGEKVLVFGGGIIGSFAAQWAKYFGAGYVAMVEVNKFRGEKNLKDGNIDELFDGADPELVQKLLKATGGKGFDFAFECTGQSVPINTAVLACKIGATITMIGSSDKPAQLNLIPALYKRPTLKFHLCYSFDEFDEVIQLIADKKIDVMRHYSCDWKLEDIQAAYEELKKPDSDKVKIMVQFPRG
- a CDS encoding tryptophan-rich sensory protein is translated as MKQVGRLILSLAAVQALGFISGLAAMGAAEVYESLRLPAFAPHAGVFGVVWPILYGVLGVVLYRLRFYLPEKNDSEKVADALNYFTVQLVINLLWTPIFFLLNNFWAAFFWLLLLIGTAGASFFKMCDADKVSFYLFIPYLLWIIFAAVLNFFVAVMN
- a CDS encoding zinc-binding dehydrogenase, whose product is MKAAMITADKKIEIVQIDAPKADGYKVLMKPTAVGICGSDVHFWQVGSGAMYNSTVPGHEHAGVVADPGCRTDLKVGDRITTIPLTTYCGRCEACLRGDFDNCTAKIPAPGNYPQEAARGSYADLMAAAPHLVVKLPDTMSDEEAAMIEPASTPYSACKQLGISRGATVLVSGGGIIGSCAAQWAKYFGAKYVAMTEVNEFRGNKVKADGYIDELFDGKDEKIVEKLRVATGGKGFDYFIECSGNINGTNTGLAAMKMRGKVALIGVQLQPKPFSIFHTMLYRLTVIGILGYTAPEFKEVMQIIANKEFNVLKQYSRDIKLEEVQQAFEDLENPNGTDIKIMIKFDK
- a CDS encoding zinc-binding dehydrogenase, which codes for MKGAIITDHKKLEIRDFPKPEPDGKNVIMKVQTCGICGSDIHIWELGDQPGFHNVRPGHEHAGIVIDPGSRTDLKVGDRITSIPRNTECGVCTACLEHRYDDCVNRTKGVGCYSDGPAGTYAEYFITPPFLVRKIPDTMTNEEAAMIEPCATPYSAVKDMGIKRQDKVLVFGGGIIGSFAAQWSKYFGASYVAMVEVNEFRGKKNLELGNIDELFNGKDPELLGKLLKATGGRGFDYVVECTGQSDPLNMAIMASKMRARIALIGSASAPLTFNSVAALFKRARLQAYFTYTDAEFDEVMRLIAEKKFDVLKYYSADCKLEEVEDCYRELQSPDCNKIKIMIQFPRD
- a CDS encoding alcohol dehydrogenase catalytic domain-containing protein, translated to MKGAIITDYKKLEIKDFPNPEPDGRNVIMKVQTCGICGSDIHMWEMGNLPGYQGIRPGHEHAGIVVDPGSRTDLKVGDRITSLPVSAPCGKCTACMEHRYDECTNRIKGVGNFADGPAGTYAEYFITAPNLVRKIPDGMTNEEASMVEPCATPYSAVKDMGIKRGHKVLVFGGGIIGSFAAQWAKYFGADYVAMVEVNKFRGNRNLEVGNIDELFDGKDPELLQKLIKASGGKGFDFVLECTGQAGPLNTAMLASKMYARIAIIGVAAQPIQFNNVVALFKRARLQAYLCYTDAEFGEVMDLIASKKFDVSRYYSADCKLEDVEDCYRELQSPDCNKVKIMIQFPRD